The Branchiostoma floridae strain S238N-H82 chromosome 10, Bfl_VNyyK, whole genome shotgun sequence genome has a segment encoding these proteins:
- the LOC118424956 gene encoding uncharacterized protein LOC118424956, whose product MVDIAPGTVIIILRAFAIDGRYTEVELPPIEIPPPSLDQLAAYKSGLYDNGEGTFYTMIEVGAAEDAFLAAVTASGALNVLADSGEDVEEVRKLQISFIHF is encoded by the exons ATGGTCGACATAGCACCAGGGACTGTCATCATTATCCTGCGGGCGTTTGCCATTGATGGACGATATACAGAAGTGGAACTACCGCCTATCGAG ATACCACCCCCCTCCTTGGACCAACTGGCCGCATACAAGTCCGGACTGTATGATAACGGAGAGGGGACGTTCTACACCATGATTGAGGTGGGTGCGGCGGAGGACGCGTTCCTGGCCGCCGTGACTGCTTCTGGAGCTCTCAATGTGTTAGCGGACAGCGGAGAAGACGTCGAAGAGGTGCGAAAACTTCAAATATCTTTCATACACTTTTAG